The Trinickia acidisoli genome includes a window with the following:
- a CDS encoding lytic transglycosylase domain-containing protein: MSKRFARVYRAVACALAAVALVACGTASAGRQVRPTAALTDDQIFVRLREAARNNDAARAAQLAAMIPNYPAPSYLEYFQLKPQLYDSGGHARVDAPDEPVLSFLQRHDGEAIADRLRNDYLLVLGARHDWRDFDAQYPRFVLNDDTQVKCYALESRAAHGENVAEAARALLVEPRYYGDGCVDLITALAASHQFSDDDVWQQIRLAYEQNATSAGSRLFDALGPVRPDQTLIDQATGAPPLLLARGVGPDSASHALALLAITTMARTDVVTAAATFATIAPSLSLAERAIGWGTIGYQGAVHQVPGAVDWFRLSANAPLSYPAYEWRTRSALLAGDWTMVRWSIEQMPSALRTQPAWVYWHARALEKSSSPEDKALAVQEFTRIASGFNFYGQLATEALGRKITVPPQTTVTDAEVEAASRTPGFDLARRFYALNLRLEGNREWNWPLRGMTDHQLLAVAEYARRIQLYDRTVNTADRTQTEHDFSLRYLAPFRDIVERDAKSTGLDVEWAYGLIRQESRFIINAQSDVGAGGLMQLMPGTARMVARKIGLGPLSPEQMNDIDTNILLGTSYLSMIYNQFDGSAVLATAGYNAGPGRPRQWQAALQRPVEGAIFAETIPFNETRDYVKNVLSNTVYYAALFEGRPQSLKERLGVILPQTP; encoded by the coding sequence ATGTCAAAACGCTTTGCACGAGTATATCGCGCGGTCGCTTGCGCACTCGCCGCCGTCGCGCTCGTCGCCTGCGGCACCGCCTCCGCGGGGCGCCAAGTACGCCCAACCGCCGCGCTTACCGACGATCAGATTTTCGTGCGCCTGCGCGAGGCCGCCCGCAATAACGACGCCGCGCGCGCGGCGCAGCTTGCGGCGATGATTCCGAACTACCCCGCGCCGTCGTATCTCGAATACTTTCAGCTCAAGCCCCAGTTGTACGACAGCGGCGGCCACGCGCGCGTCGACGCGCCGGACGAGCCCGTGCTGTCGTTCCTGCAGCGCCACGACGGCGAAGCGATCGCCGACCGGCTGCGCAACGATTACCTGCTGGTGCTGGGCGCGCGCCACGACTGGCGCGATTTCGACGCGCAGTATCCGCGCTTCGTGCTCAACGACGACACGCAAGTGAAGTGCTACGCGCTGGAGTCTCGCGCCGCGCATGGCGAAAACGTCGCCGAGGCGGCGCGCGCGCTGCTCGTCGAGCCGAGGTATTACGGCGACGGCTGCGTCGATCTGATCACCGCGCTGGCGGCAAGCCACCAGTTCAGCGACGACGACGTCTGGCAACAGATCCGCCTTGCCTACGAGCAAAACGCGACGAGCGCGGGTAGCCGGCTGTTCGACGCGCTCGGCCCGGTGCGCCCCGATCAGACGCTCATCGATCAGGCAACGGGCGCGCCGCCGCTCCTGCTTGCGCGCGGGGTGGGGCCCGACTCGGCCTCGCACGCGCTCGCGCTGCTCGCGATCACGACGATGGCGCGCACCGACGTCGTCACCGCCGCGGCCACGTTCGCGACGATCGCGCCGTCGCTGTCGCTGGCCGAGCGTGCGATCGGCTGGGGCACGATCGGCTATCAGGGCGCGGTCCATCAGGTGCCGGGCGCCGTCGACTGGTTCCGGCTCTCGGCGAATGCGCCGCTTTCGTATCCGGCCTATGAATGGCGTACCCGCAGTGCGCTGCTGGCTGGCGATTGGACGATGGTGCGCTGGTCGATCGAGCAAATGCCGAGCGCGCTGCGCACGCAGCCCGCCTGGGTCTATTGGCACGCGCGCGCGCTCGAGAAGAGCAGCAGCCCCGAGGACAAGGCGCTCGCCGTTCAAGAGTTCACGCGCATCGCGTCGGGCTTCAACTTCTACGGACAGCTTGCCACCGAGGCGCTCGGTCGCAAGATCACGGTGCCGCCGCAAACGACCGTGACCGACGCCGAGGTCGAGGCGGCAAGCCGCACGCCGGGCTTCGATCTCGCGCGCCGCTTTTACGCACTGAATCTGCGGCTCGAAGGCAATCGCGAGTGGAATTGGCCGCTGCGCGGCATGACCGATCATCAATTGCTGGCCGTGGCCGAATACGCGCGCCGCATCCAGCTCTATGACCGCACGGTCAACACGGCCGACCGGACGCAGACCGAACACGACTTTTCGCTGCGCTACCTTGCACCGTTCCGCGACATCGTGGAGCGCGATGCAAAGTCGACCGGCCTCGACGTCGAATGGGCCTATGGGCTCATTCGCCAGGAATCGCGCTTCATCATCAACGCGCAGTCGGACGTCGGAGCGGGCGGCCTGATGCAACTGATGCCCGGCACGGCGCGCATGGTGGCGCGCAAGATCGGCCTCGGGCCGCTTTCGCCCGAGCAAATGAACGACATCGATACGAACATTTTGCTCGGCACCAGCTATCTATCGATGATCTACAATCAGTTCGACGGTTCGGCCGTACTCGCCACGGCGGGCTACAACGCCGGGCCCGGTCGTCCGCGCCAGTGGCAAGCGGCGCTGCAGCGCCCCGTCGAAGGCGCGATCTTTGCGGAGACGATCCCGTTCAACGAGACGCGCGATTACGTCAAGAACGTGCTGTCGAACACGGTCTACTATGCGGCGCTGTTCGAAGGCCGTCCGCAATCGCTGAAGGAGCGGCTCGGGGTGATCCTGCCTCAGACGCCCTGA
- a CDS encoding phytanoyl-CoA dioxygenase family protein — MNIDHLLRVYRNAGAIYPMPALSAAEVRQTWDNYHSLCGAGNAVLEKEHRVLGHLLYPWVAQLVAHPAVLKVVRSLIGPDVLVWVSEFNSKPPRTQRFFSWHQDIYYWQHRYADLRTIPMVTVWLALTDANERNGGMRVLPASHSVLVEHTERPDPQNMLTRAQRVCGPIDESNVAHVNLNAGEFSVHHPLLFHASGPNLSDSPRIGLVTRYVAPQVVPVVRPSYTWLYTWFVSGEDSLGNWDHVAPMDVLTGAALRQRCISAVQAATGARFK, encoded by the coding sequence TTGAATATCGACCATCTGCTGAGGGTCTATCGCAATGCAGGCGCGATTTACCCCATGCCGGCGCTGTCCGCCGCCGAAGTCCGGCAGACTTGGGACAACTATCACTCGCTGTGTGGTGCTGGAAATGCAGTGCTGGAAAAAGAGCACAGGGTATTGGGGCATTTGCTGTATCCGTGGGTTGCGCAACTAGTCGCCCATCCGGCCGTACTCAAAGTCGTGCGCTCATTAATAGGTCCTGACGTGCTCGTATGGGTCAGTGAATTCAATTCGAAACCACCTCGCACGCAGCGATTTTTCTCATGGCACCAGGATATCTATTACTGGCAGCATCGATACGCCGATTTGCGTACCATCCCCATGGTGACAGTCTGGCTTGCGTTGACCGATGCGAACGAGAGAAACGGTGGAATGCGGGTTTTGCCGGCTAGCCACTCAGTGCTCGTTGAGCATACGGAAAGGCCAGATCCTCAGAACATGCTGACGCGCGCGCAGCGAGTGTGCGGCCCAATTGACGAGAGTAATGTGGCGCACGTCAACCTGAACGCAGGCGAATTCTCGGTCCATCATCCGCTGCTGTTTCATGCGTCAGGACCTAATCTCAGCGATTCGCCGCGCATCGGCCTAGTGACACGCTACGTCGCACCTCAGGTTGTACCGGTGGTACGGCCTTCCTATACGTGGCTTTATACGTGGTTTGTCAGCGGTGAAGACTCGCTCGGTAACTGGGACCATGTCGCACCGATGGACGTGCTGACCGGCGCCGCGCTGAGGCAAAGGTGTATCAGTGCCGTGCAAGCTGCAACCGGTGCGCGCTTCAAATAA
- a CDS encoding winged helix DNA-binding protein, protein MPRHPTKIVSSEHLVSETSVELSEFEYGLIMASNAFNRWMVRCMSAAGAKDMTAIEVSLLHHVSHRERKKKLADICFVLNIEDTHVATYALKKLVSRGYVKSEKTGKEVFFSATQAGRDLCNKYREVRESCLIAALKESGLVNEQIGEAAQLMRNASGLYDTAARAAASL, encoded by the coding sequence ATGCCGCGTCATCCGACCAAGATCGTGTCTTCGGAACATCTCGTCTCCGAGACGAGCGTCGAGCTGTCCGAATTCGAATACGGGCTGATCATGGCGAGCAATGCGTTCAACCGCTGGATGGTGCGATGCATGTCGGCGGCCGGCGCCAAGGACATGACGGCCATCGAGGTGTCGCTTCTGCACCACGTCAGCCACCGCGAACGCAAGAAAAAGCTCGCCGACATCTGCTTCGTGCTCAACATCGAGGACACGCACGTGGCCACGTATGCATTGAAGAAACTCGTGAGTAGAGGGTATGTAAAAAGCGAAAAGACCGGCAAGGAAGTCTTTTTTTCTGCTACCCAGGCAGGGCGAGACCTGTGCAACAAATACCGCGAAGTCAGAGAAAGCTGCCTGATCGCGGCGCTCAAGGAAAGCGGGTTGGTCAACGAGCAGATCGGCGAGGCCGCTCAGCTCATGCGCAATGCATCGGGCTTGTACGACACCGCGGCCCGCGCCGCCGCGTCGCTCTGA
- a CDS encoding DUF969 domain-containing protein: MQTNLWPLLGVAVIIVGFLLRFNPMLIVAAAAIVTPLCAYFPPDKILAAIGSGFLKTRNIPLIILLPLAVIGLLERHGLRERAQMWISSIQAATAGRLLIVYLLVRELTAAVGLTGLGGHPQMVRPLLAPMAEGATEARYGKISDAVRYKLRAFSAATDNVGLFFGEDIFVAFGAIVLMVTFLKETGIVVAPMHVAVWGMPTALGAFIIHSVRLYLLDRRLAKELGHGAQAQASPPEGDASLSAGAQAQPTTNAAGE; encoded by the coding sequence ATGCAGACCAATTTATGGCCGTTACTAGGCGTAGCCGTCATCATCGTCGGCTTCCTTCTTCGCTTCAATCCGATGCTCATCGTCGCCGCCGCGGCGATCGTCACCCCGCTCTGCGCGTACTTCCCGCCGGATAAGATTCTCGCCGCCATCGGCTCCGGCTTTCTCAAAACACGCAACATCCCGCTCATCATCCTGCTGCCGCTCGCCGTCATCGGATTGCTCGAACGGCACGGGCTGCGCGAGCGCGCGCAAATGTGGATCTCCAGCATCCAAGCAGCCACGGCCGGACGCCTTTTGATCGTCTACCTGCTGGTGCGCGAGCTGACTGCCGCCGTAGGCCTCACGGGCCTCGGCGGACATCCGCAGATGGTGCGGCCGCTGCTCGCGCCGATGGCCGAAGGCGCGACCGAAGCGCGCTACGGCAAGATCTCCGATGCCGTGCGCTACAAACTGCGCGCGTTCTCCGCCGCGACCGACAACGTCGGCCTCTTTTTCGGCGAAGACATCTTCGTCGCGTTCGGCGCCATCGTGTTGATGGTGACGTTCCTGAAAGAAACCGGCATCGTCGTCGCGCCGATGCACGTGGCCGTGTGGGGCATGCCGACCGCCCTCGGCGCATTCATCATTCACAGCGTGCGGCTGTATCTGCTCGACCGCCGTCTCGCCAAGGAACTCGGGCACGGCGCACAGGCACAGGCGTCTCCCCCGGAAGGCGACGCCTCGCTCTCTGCCGGCGCGCAAGCGCAACCGACGACCAACGCCGCGGGAGAATGA
- a CDS encoding 5-formyltetrahydrofolate cyclo-ligase: MSESIARNPTAKSKAELRKRLLQARSDAAAAGRADASLAAHLREALSRYAPHTVGFYWPLAGEFDARAIVGEWLARDARRQAALPVVVMKGQALQFHAWTPNTSMRVGHHRIPEPERAPPVLPDLLLVPCVGFDDAGYRLGYGGGYYDRTLAAWPGTDKPVTIGIAYEACRATLPRELHDVPLDAIVTDDGLFANPR, encoded by the coding sequence TTGAGCGAAAGCATAGCACGCAACCCCACGGCAAAATCGAAAGCCGAGCTGCGAAAACGCTTGCTCCAAGCGCGCAGCGACGCCGCCGCCGCGGGCCGCGCCGACGCTTCGCTCGCCGCTCATCTGCGCGAGGCGCTCTCGCGTTACGCGCCCCATACAGTGGGATTCTATTGGCCGCTCGCGGGCGAATTCGACGCGCGCGCGATCGTCGGCGAATGGCTCGCGCGCGACGCGCGGCGCCAAGCCGCATTGCCCGTCGTCGTCATGAAAGGCCAGGCGCTTCAGTTCCACGCGTGGACGCCGAACACGTCGATGCGCGTGGGGCATCATCGCATCCCAGAGCCCGAGCGAGCGCCGCCCGTCTTGCCGGATCTGCTGCTCGTGCCCTGCGTGGGATTCGACGACGCGGGCTATCGGCTGGGTTATGGCGGCGGCTATTACGACCGCACCCTCGCGGCCTGGCCCGGCACGGACAAACCGGTCACGATCGGGATCGCCTACGAAGCGTGCCGCGCGACGTTGCCGCGCGAACTGCACGACGTACCGCTCGATGCGATCGTCACCGACGACGGGCTGTTCGCGAATCCGCGCTGA
- a CDS encoding glycosyltransferase: protein MMKSDGVAVSGDLALCVPMGWDAYISREFHEIHQCLVALGWKLMIVESTDSEQLLESIRQARVVLLWECYEIMERYYESFAAIPNRVRRIIFCDDVHYFSEHRRAQRQRAFDWADLILATYPNKLVDWFPETKKRIQWVPHAAASYFTPIFAPASDRILLSGSRAWPYPFRQFCAAKLPPSVCHVVDHPGYPGYPGDKANQMRVDAKALETVGRERYASLLRHHPAMLVCGSVFNYLVAKVFEGMAAGCLIVADRSSLGEQLSALEFYEDEHYLGTDIFHAIEDTTSIQRSFAVGDSRWSAITERAAQKVAAHHTTAFRARDIHELCLDEVKN, encoded by the coding sequence ATGATGAAATCAGATGGCGTTGCCGTATCTGGCGATTTAGCTCTCTGCGTGCCTATGGGTTGGGATGCATACATTTCTAGGGAGTTTCATGAAATTCATCAATGTTTGGTAGCGCTTGGATGGAAATTGATGATTGTCGAGTCGACCGATAGCGAACAATTGTTAGAGTCGATTCGTCAAGCGCGTGTGGTGTTGCTTTGGGAGTGCTATGAAATCATGGAGCGGTATTATGAATCGTTCGCTGCGATACCTAATAGGGTGAGGCGCATCATATTCTGTGATGATGTTCATTATTTCAGCGAGCATCGAAGAGCGCAGCGACAGCGAGCGTTCGACTGGGCGGATTTAATTCTGGCTACTTATCCGAATAAACTAGTCGATTGGTTCCCGGAGACAAAGAAGCGCATCCAATGGGTGCCTCATGCGGCCGCATCCTATTTCACGCCGATATTTGCGCCGGCGTCCGATCGCATATTGCTGTCGGGATCTCGTGCATGGCCCTACCCATTCCGGCAATTCTGTGCCGCGAAGCTACCGCCGAGCGTATGCCATGTCGTGGATCATCCTGGCTATCCCGGCTATCCGGGTGACAAAGCCAATCAAATGCGGGTCGACGCCAAGGCATTAGAGACCGTTGGCAGGGAACGATATGCTTCGCTATTGCGCCATCATCCGGCGATGTTGGTATGCGGTTCTGTATTCAACTACTTGGTGGCCAAGGTATTTGAAGGAATGGCGGCCGGATGCTTGATCGTCGCAGATCGATCATCGCTTGGTGAGCAGCTTTCGGCACTAGAATTCTATGAAGATGAACATTATCTCGGCACTGATATTTTTCACGCTATAGAAGACACCACGTCTATCCAACGATCATTTGCCGTCGGTGATTCGCGCTGGTCGGCGATTACGGAGCGGGCGGCGCAGAAGGTCGCCGCACATCACACAACGGCGTTTCGCGCCAGGGATATTCACGAACTGTGTCTCGACGAGGTGAAAAATTGA
- a CDS encoding DUF979 domain-containing protein, with protein sequence MTLLLTHLFWLVGALLLIVGAMIVTDKAHPRRFAAGGFWIIYALIFLVGDKLPIELVGVLVIAMALIAGFGGVLGAKPNMPSDEARHASAKRLGNLLFVPALAIPFVTVVVTLLAGRLVFSGTPLIDPKNTTLVGFGIGCVVALAVACYVTRDSVGQSAKEARRLIDALSWAAVLPQMLGMLGLVFADSGVGKAVAHVATAYVNLDYRFVAVAVYCIGMALFTMVMGNGFAAFPVMTGGIGVPILVNVFHGNPAVMVAIGMFSGYCGTLMTPMAANFNMVPVALLELPDKNAVIKAQAPTGVFLLILNIVLLNALMFR encoded by the coding sequence ATGACGCTTCTGCTCACCCATCTGTTTTGGCTCGTCGGCGCGCTGCTCTTGATCGTCGGTGCAATGATCGTCACCGACAAGGCGCATCCGCGCCGCTTCGCGGCCGGCGGCTTTTGGATCATCTACGCACTGATCTTCCTTGTCGGCGACAAGTTGCCTATCGAGCTGGTCGGCGTGCTCGTCATCGCCATGGCATTGATCGCGGGATTCGGCGGGGTACTCGGCGCCAAGCCGAACATGCCGAGCGACGAAGCACGCCATGCAAGCGCCAAGCGGCTCGGCAACCTGCTGTTCGTCCCGGCGTTGGCGATTCCGTTCGTGACGGTGGTCGTCACGCTACTGGCCGGCCGGCTCGTCTTCAGCGGCACGCCGCTCATCGATCCGAAGAATACGACGCTCGTCGGCTTCGGTATCGGCTGCGTCGTCGCGCTGGCGGTGGCCTGCTACGTCACGCGCGACTCCGTCGGGCAATCGGCGAAGGAGGCTCGGCGCCTCATCGACGCGCTCTCGTGGGCGGCCGTGCTGCCGCAAATGCTGGGCATGCTCGGGCTCGTGTTCGCCGACTCCGGCGTCGGCAAAGCCGTCGCGCACGTGGCCACGGCTTATGTGAACCTCGACTATCGCTTCGTCGCGGTGGCCGTCTATTGCATCGGCATGGCGCTGTTCACGATGGTGATGGGCAACGGCTTCGCCGCCTTCCCGGTGATGACGGGCGGCATCGGCGTGCCGATTCTCGTCAACGTGTTTCACGGCAACCCGGCCGTCATGGTGGCGATCGGCATGTTCTCGGGCTACTGCGGCACGCTGATGACGCCGATGGCGGCCAATTTCAACATGGTGCCCGTGGCGCTGCTCGAACTGCCGGACAAAAACGCCGTTATCAAGGCGCAAGCGCCGACGGGCGTGTTTTTGCTGATCCTGAACATCGTGCTGCTCAATGCGCTGATGTTTCGGTGA
- a CDS encoding TraB/GumN family protein, translated as MAEARAARTSARRPCEGAFAAVLARRARACLRRMRSLVLTFIFTFALDPRSGGPISPAYAGPATAPVVQAAPGAPIMPTSPSAPIPGFHGPPPGFGGTSASGPVRAEPAHMPFYVATKGATTIYLLGTLHIGDPYDYPKSQPFRRPIMAALAASPTLALEISPDDLLRSQDDVSKFGVCSYACLPRLLPEAIWRKLAFRLRGNPAALEEIQKTRPWLAALLVETYDSLAIGLQTEYGTEAQLENVYLPTRGKIVGLETLAEQMRAFTNLTLAEQREMLAQDLAQTPVQNMDDVKALHRLWRVGDADAIAAWASAKSERLARTPAVAQALDNRIVYERNRRFAVRMTAIAAPNRPVFVAIGALHLGGPKGVLNLLRQRGFTVDAG; from the coding sequence ATGGCTGAAGCGCGGGCGGCGCGGACAAGTGCGCGCCGCCCGTGCGAGGGCGCCTTTGCGGCCGTCCTCGCGCGGCGGGCACGAGCCTGCCTGCGCCGCATGCGCTCGCTCGTGCTCACGTTCATCTTTACGTTCGCCCTCGATCCACGCTCGGGCGGGCCGATTTCGCCTGCCTACGCAGGGCCCGCCACGGCGCCCGTCGTGCAGGCGGCGCCGGGCGCGCCGATCATGCCCACGTCGCCGAGCGCCCCGATTCCCGGCTTTCACGGGCCGCCGCCCGGCTTCGGCGGCACGAGTGCGAGCGGGCCCGTGCGGGCCGAGCCGGCGCATATGCCGTTTTACGTCGCGACGAAAGGCGCGACGACGATCTATCTGCTCGGGACGCTGCACATCGGCGATCCCTACGATTACCCGAAAAGTCAGCCGTTTCGGCGGCCGATCATGGCCGCGCTCGCGGCTTCGCCGACGCTCGCACTCGAGATTTCGCCCGACGATCTGCTTCGATCGCAAGACGACGTATCGAAGTTCGGCGTCTGTTCCTATGCCTGCCTGCCGCGTTTGTTGCCCGAGGCCATTTGGCGCAAGCTCGCCTTTCGTCTGCGCGGCAATCCGGCCGCGCTCGAGGAGATCCAGAAGACACGGCCCTGGCTCGCCGCCTTGCTCGTCGAAACCTACGATTCGCTGGCGATCGGCTTGCAAACCGAGTACGGCACCGAGGCGCAGCTCGAAAACGTCTATCTGCCCACCCGCGGCAAGATCGTCGGCCTCGAAACGCTAGCTGAGCAGATGCGGGCATTTACGAATCTGACGCTGGCAGAGCAGCGCGAGATGCTGGCGCAGGATCTTGCGCAAACCCCTGTGCAGAACATGGACGACGTCAAGGCGCTGCACCGCCTCTGGCGCGTCGGCGATGCCGACGCGATCGCGGCGTGGGCGTCGGCCAAGTCGGAGCGGCTTGCGCGCACGCCGGCCGTGGCGCAGGCGCTCGACAATCGCATCGTCTACGAACGCAACCGACGCTTCGCGGTGCGCATGACGGCGATCGCCGCGCCGAACCGTCCGGTCTTCGTTGCGATCGGCGCGCTGCACTTGGGCGGGCCGAAGGGCGTGCTCAATCTGCTGCGTCAGCGCGGGTTTACGGTTGACGCGGGCTGA
- the pxpA gene encoding 5-oxoprolinase subunit PxpA, with protein sequence MEIDLNADLGEGGDADEALLGLVSSANIACGWHAGGANAMRDCVRLAVQRGVAIGAHPSFHDPANFGRKEMHLPPDDIYAGILYQLGALSAIAQAEGVRVAHLKPHGALYNQAARDPAIAEAIISAVHDFDPSVAVFGLANSRFITIAREAGLVAVEEGFADRGYRADGSLVPRSEPGALIDDDDEMLEHVLSMVRDKRVRTVSGDWVPLDVRTLCLHGDGPHALEFAQKLRRTLSTNGIGVHAASGLPH encoded by the coding sequence ATGGAAATCGATTTGAACGCCGATCTCGGCGAAGGTGGCGACGCCGACGAAGCGCTGCTCGGTCTCGTCAGTTCGGCGAACATCGCCTGCGGCTGGCATGCCGGAGGCGCCAATGCGATGCGCGATTGCGTGCGGCTGGCCGTGCAGCGAGGGGTAGCGATCGGCGCCCACCCGAGCTTTCACGATCCGGCCAATTTCGGTCGCAAGGAAATGCATCTGCCGCCCGACGACATTTACGCCGGCATCCTCTATCAACTCGGCGCGCTGTCGGCGATCGCCCAGGCCGAAGGCGTGCGCGTCGCGCATCTGAAGCCGCACGGCGCGCTCTACAACCAGGCCGCGCGCGACCCCGCGATCGCGGAGGCGATCATCTCGGCCGTGCACGACTTCGATCCTTCGGTGGCGGTGTTCGGCCTGGCCAACAGCCGCTTCATCACGATCGCGCGCGAGGCGGGACTCGTCGCGGTCGAAGAAGGATTCGCCGATCGCGGCTACCGCGCCGATGGCTCGCTCGTACCGCGCAGCGAGCCGGGCGCGCTCATCGACGACGACGACGAGATGCTCGAGCACGTGCTCTCGATGGTGCGCGACAAGCGCGTCCGTACCGTGAGCGGCGACTGGGTACCACTTGACGTGCGCACGCTGTGCCTGCACGGCGACGGGCCGCATGCGCTCGAGTTCGCGCAGAAGCTGCGCCGCACGCTCTCGACGAACGGAATCGGGGTGCACGCCGCTTCGGGGCTGCCCCATTGA
- the pxpB gene encoding 5-oxoprolinase subunit PxpB: MTEPRIYPFGDSALVCEAPPPATLACQERVWALGEAAREWPHVVEVVPGMNNLTIVFDPLCADVEALARDLALAWDRAVGVRPSTREIDIPVRYGGEDGPDLPAVAEYAGLSIDEVVRRHASAEYVVFFVGFQPGFAYLGGLDASLHMPRRAAPRLEVPVGSVGIGGAQTGIYPAASPGGWQLIGRTPSLLFDPAGHPPTLLQPGDRVRFTALEVVR, from the coding sequence ATGACAGAACCTCGAATCTATCCGTTCGGCGACAGCGCACTCGTCTGCGAGGCCCCGCCGCCCGCGACGCTCGCGTGCCAGGAGCGGGTCTGGGCGCTCGGCGAGGCGGCGCGGGAGTGGCCGCACGTTGTCGAAGTCGTGCCGGGCATGAACAATCTAACGATCGTCTTCGATCCGCTTTGCGCCGACGTGGAAGCCCTCGCCCGCGACCTCGCGCTCGCGTGGGACCGCGCCGTCGGCGTCAGGCCGTCCACGCGCGAAATCGACATTCCCGTGCGCTACGGCGGCGAGGACGGCCCCGACTTGCCGGCCGTGGCCGAGTATGCCGGGCTCAGCATCGACGAAGTCGTACGGCGCCATGCGAGCGCCGAATACGTCGTATTCTTCGTCGGCTTCCAGCCGGGCTTCGCCTATCTCGGCGGGCTCGACGCGTCGCTGCACATGCCGCGGCGCGCGGCCCCTCGGCTCGAGGTGCCGGTCGGATCGGTCGGCATCGGCGGCGCGCAAACCGGTATCTATCCGGCGGCGTCGCCGGGCGGCTGGCAGTTGATCGGACGCACGCCGTCGCTGCTCTTCGATCCGGCCGGCCACCCGCCGACACTGCTGCAGCCCGGCGACCGCGTGCGCTTCACCGCGCTGGAGGTGGTTCGATGA
- a CDS encoding 5-oxoprolinase subunit C family protein, which yields MIDVLRAGVLSSVQDLGRTGYRHLGVAKAGALDTLALDIGNRLVGNAPQAAAIEITVGPAALRFTQATRIAITGAQFGATLDGVPVHTWWSLPVRPGQELLLQGPTRGMRGYVCVRGGIDVVPVLGSRSTDLAARFGGLGGRKLRDGDRLPTGASAPRQGRATAVDAPAFGVKAPQWCRFAEVAHEPVRRGKHAAGAERAVAIRVLRGPEYDSFGEAARTAFWSDEWRVTPNSNRMGYRLAGSTLAREHDAELLSHAVLPGTIQVPGNGQPIVLMSDAQTTGGYPRIGVVIAADMWKLAQVRLGAAVRFVRTTQEEARYALSEEHAYLRQIDAAIAMHEERMQRLSHAA from the coding sequence ATGATCGACGTGCTGCGCGCCGGCGTGCTCTCGTCGGTGCAGGATCTCGGCCGCACCGGGTATCGCCATCTCGGTGTGGCGAAGGCCGGCGCGCTCGACACGCTCGCGCTCGACATCGGCAACCGGCTCGTCGGCAACGCGCCGCAGGCGGCCGCGATCGAGATCACGGTCGGGCCCGCGGCGCTGCGGTTTACGCAGGCCACGCGCATCGCCATCACGGGCGCGCAGTTTGGCGCGACACTGGACGGCGTGCCCGTTCACACCTGGTGGAGCCTACCGGTGCGCCCCGGTCAAGAGTTGCTGTTGCAGGGTCCGACGCGCGGCATGCGCGGCTATGTGTGCGTGCGCGGCGGAATCGACGTCGTGCCCGTCCTCGGCTCGCGCAGCACCGATCTCGCCGCGCGCTTCGGCGGCCTCGGCGGGCGTAAGCTGCGCGATGGCGACCGGCTCCCGACGGGCGCGTCCGCACCGCGACAGGGGCGGGCGACGGCTGTCGACGCCCCGGCGTTCGGCGTCAAGGCACCGCAATGGTGCCGCTTCGCCGAGGTGGCGCACGAACCGGTGCGGCGCGGCAAGCACGCGGCCGGTGCCGAGCGCGCGGTGGCGATCCGCGTACTGCGCGGCCCCGAGTACGATTCGTTCGGCGAGGCGGCACGCACGGCGTTCTGGTCTGACGAGTGGCGCGTGACGCCGAACAGCAATCGCATGGGCTACCGTTTGGCGGGCAGCACACTCGCGCGCGAGCATGATGCCGAACTGCTCTCGCACGCCGTGTTGCCCGGCACGATCCAGGTCCCGGGCAACGGCCAGCCGATCGTGCTGATGAGCGACGCACAGACGACGGGCGGCTATCCGCGCATCGGTGTCGTCATCGCCGCCGACATGTGGAAGCTCGCGCAGGTGCGGCTGGGCGCCGCGGTGCGCTTCGTGCGCACGACGCAAGAGGAAGCGCGCTACGCGCTTTCGGAGGAACACGCGTATCTGCGGCAGATCGATGCCGCGATCGCCATGCACGAAGAGCGGATGCAGCGTCTTTCGCACGCCGCTTGA